The following coding sequences are from one Saprospiraceae bacterium window:
- a CDS encoding efflux RND transporter periplasmic adaptor subunit: protein MKNILLSLAIFSSFFFSCHSHSHNTQGGHSHDEHGNHIEPTENKPEALVYTIYTEKTELFLEHKPLIAGQECRFAAHFTALGELFTAVDEGTITLTLSGPNGSQSIVSNKPEVPGIFRLRLTPEKIGIYSLVFDIKTPSYTDKITIQKVEVFQDEKKAIEKQEPAASGGSEISYLKEQAWKVEFANAPAKVQAFSEVVRTSGQIMASPADEALLTAQISGIVSFVSRNLVPGSNIKQGTTLFSVKNNEVVQSNLGSALQQAEQALATAKAQYVRASELVKDRIISEKEFLETKLRYENAQTQLENAAVTKSFNQTKRSAVAPISGFLKNVLVENGQFVNAGQTLAIISKSKRLLLRADVSQLYFSKLSSFSSANFKTVDAGQVFSTRNLNGRIVSTGKSADAGSPFIPIFIEIDNVGNFIPGSAVEVFLQSTSKPALVIPVSALMEEQGIFYVYVQVEGESFQKRELKLGASDGLNVQVFSGITEGERVVTKGAYQIKLSTASGTMPAHGHEH from the coding sequence ATGAAAAATATTTTATTGTCATTGGCAATATTTTCGTCTTTCTTCTTTAGTTGTCATTCACATTCTCATAATACACAAGGTGGTCATTCACACGATGAGCATGGAAATCATATTGAACCAACTGAAAATAAACCGGAAGCACTTGTGTACACTATCTACACTGAGAAAACTGAACTTTTCCTGGAACATAAACCATTAATAGCAGGTCAGGAATGTAGATTTGCCGCACACTTTACTGCATTGGGTGAATTATTCACTGCTGTGGATGAAGGTACGATCACACTCACATTGAGTGGACCAAATGGTTCGCAAAGCATTGTTTCAAACAAACCTGAAGTTCCGGGAATTTTTCGATTGCGTCTGACACCGGAAAAGATAGGTATATACAGTTTGGTATTTGACATAAAAACGCCTTCTTACACAGATAAAATCACGATTCAAAAGGTCGAGGTATTTCAGGATGAAAAAAAAGCTATCGAAAAGCAAGAGCCGGCAGCTTCAGGAGGCTCTGAAATATCATACCTGAAAGAACAAGCTTGGAAAGTCGAATTCGCAAATGCTCCTGCTAAAGTGCAAGCTTTCTCGGAAGTTGTTCGCACCAGTGGTCAGATCATGGCGTCACCTGCTGATGAAGCACTATTGACAGCACAAATCAGTGGCATCGTTTCTTTTGTCAGTAGAAATTTGGTACCCGGGAGCAATATCAAGCAAGGCACGACTCTTTTTTCTGTCAAAAACAATGAAGTGGTTCAGAGCAATTTGGGTTCAGCATTACAGCAAGCCGAACAAGCATTGGCAACTGCTAAAGCACAGTATGTCAGGGCGAGTGAACTCGTAAAGGACAGGATCATATCTGAAAAAGAGTTTTTAGAAACCAAGCTGCGTTATGAAAATGCCCAAACTCAACTGGAGAATGCCGCTGTGACAAAAAGCTTTAACCAAACCAAGAGAAGTGCAGTTGCTCCAATCAGCGGCTTTTTAAAAAATGTGCTGGTCGAAAATGGTCAATTTGTAAACGCAGGCCAAACTCTAGCAATCATTTCCAAAAGCAAAAGACTCCTGCTGAGGGCAGATGTTTCGCAACTTTATTTCTCAAAATTAAGCAGTTTCAGCTCGGCCAATTTTAAAACAGTGGATGCAGGGCAAGTTTTTAGTACCCGAAACTTAAATGGACGGATCGTATCCACCGGAAAATCAGCAGATGCCGGTTCACCATTCATTCCCATATTTATTGAGATTGACAATGTAGGAAATTTCATCCCGGGCTCAGCGGTCGAGGTATTCCTTCAATCCACAAGCAAACCGGCATTGGTCATCCCAGTTTCGGCATTGATGGAAGAGCAGGGAATATTTTATGTATATGTCCAAGTTGAAGGCGAAAGCTTTCAAAAAAGGGAACTCAAACTAGGTGCCTCAGATGGATTGAACGTTCAAGTGTTTTCAGGTATAACTGAGGGTGAACGCGTGGTTACCAAAGGTGCTTATCAAATCAAATTGTCCACAGCTTCAGGTACCATGCCTGCGCATGGTCATGAACATTAA
- a CDS encoding efflux RND transporter permease subunit — MLNKIIHFSLQNRLFVIVATVLLIVFGTFVASRMEVDVFPDLTAPTVVVLTEAHGMAPEEVEKLVTFPIETAVNGATHVRRVRSSSSAGISIVWIEFEWNTDIFKARQIVNEKIIAVAEHLPVGVGNPTMAPHASIMGEIMLISLTADSTSQMELRTLADWSLRPRLLATGGVAQVIVIGGEYKQYQILASPQKMDAFNVSLSDLVKACEEANGNSSGGFMNEYGNEYIVRGLGRTSDLTELAKSVIKTTPQGTVKIEDVATLKIGAAPKIGDGSLQGTPAVIMKVMKQPATNTLLLTETIDAAIIDLQKTIPADVKINTRIFRQADFINASISNIQKTLLEGSLFVVIILFLFLMNWRATVISILAIPVSLIVAILTLKWLGFTINTMSLGGMAIAIGALVDDAIIDVENVFKRLKQNAGLPKAEQKSILQVVFDASVEIRTSIINATFIIIVAFVPLFFLSGMEGKLLAPLGIAFIVSLFASLVVSITLTPVLASYLLTNEKMLVQQHGESWLVQRLQNGYSAVLKVVMRTRTAILLVSVLMLAIAIFTLSKLGRSFLPEFNEGSLVISAVTLPGISLEESNKIGSHVERELLKIPEIQTTTRRTGRAELDEHAQGVNAAEIDAPFVLKDRSRAEFLKNVRENLANVSGVNITIGQPIGHRIDHMLSGTRANIAIKVFGTDLAKLFSISNDIKREISGISGLVDLSVEQQIEIPQVQIKARRDMLNHYGIPVGQFNEFVDVAFAGEKVSEVYEGNKSFDLVLRFDDSNRGNIEKIRNTLIDAANGQKIPLSYVADVVSTTGPNTINRENVQRKTVVSVNVAGRDQKSAVEEIQKKIASKIDLPEGYRIEYGGQFEAEAEASKTLLFTSLISLLVIFLLLFQEFRDLKTSTIILLNLPLALIGGVLSIWATSGILSIPAIIGFITLFGIATRNGILLVSRYKTLLEESKPLYETVMEGSVDRLSPILMTALTAGLALIPLAIAGDLPGNEIQSPMAKVILGGLLTSTMLNIFIVPVVYFISNRKS; from the coding sequence ATGCTCAATAAGATAATTCATTTTTCGCTGCAAAACCGTTTGTTCGTCATTGTAGCCACGGTTTTGTTGATCGTTTTTGGGACTTTTGTTGCATCCAGAATGGAGGTAGATGTCTTTCCCGATCTGACTGCGCCAACAGTAGTTGTGCTCACGGAAGCTCACGGAATGGCTCCTGAAGAGGTTGAAAAATTGGTCACATTCCCGATTGAAACTGCAGTAAATGGTGCTACTCATGTCCGGCGAGTCCGATCTTCATCCTCAGCCGGTATCTCTATCGTCTGGATTGAATTCGAATGGAACACTGACATTTTTAAAGCTAGACAAATTGTCAATGAAAAAATCATCGCAGTCGCTGAACATCTGCCTGTTGGAGTAGGCAATCCGACGATGGCGCCACATGCTAGCATCATGGGTGAAATCATGCTCATCAGTTTGACAGCAGACTCCACCTCACAAATGGAATTGCGGACTCTTGCCGATTGGTCCCTCCGCCCAAGGCTCTTGGCCACAGGAGGTGTAGCACAAGTAATCGTCATTGGTGGAGAGTATAAGCAATACCAGATTTTGGCTTCACCACAAAAAATGGATGCATTCAATGTAAGCTTATCCGATCTGGTGAAAGCTTGTGAAGAAGCCAACGGCAATTCCTCCGGTGGATTCATGAATGAATACGGCAACGAATACATCGTACGTGGCTTGGGTAGGACAAGTGATCTAACAGAGCTGGCTAAGTCTGTCATCAAAACCACCCCGCAAGGTACAGTGAAAATTGAGGATGTCGCCACTCTCAAAATAGGAGCCGCACCCAAAATAGGTGATGGTTCCCTTCAGGGTACTCCTGCCGTCATCATGAAGGTAATGAAACAACCCGCGACGAATACCCTTCTGCTCACTGAAACAATTGACGCAGCCATCATCGACCTGCAAAAAACAATTCCTGCCGATGTAAAAATCAACACCAGGATCTTCCGCCAGGCGGATTTTATCAATGCATCGATATCCAACATTCAAAAGACATTATTGGAAGGAAGCCTTTTTGTAGTCATCATCCTCTTCCTATTCCTAATGAACTGGCGGGCTACGGTGATTTCAATATTAGCTATCCCTGTTTCGCTCATCGTTGCCATATTAACTTTAAAATGGCTTGGATTCACGATCAACACGATGTCTCTGGGTGGCATGGCCATAGCTATAGGTGCCCTTGTAGATGATGCTATTATTGATGTTGAAAATGTGTTCAAAAGGTTGAAGCAAAATGCCGGTCTTCCCAAAGCAGAACAAAAAAGTATACTGCAAGTTGTTTTTGATGCTTCGGTTGAGATTAGAACCAGTATCATCAATGCCACTTTCATCATCATAGTAGCCTTTGTGCCTTTGTTTTTCTTGTCGGGAATGGAAGGCAAACTGTTGGCGCCACTAGGCATAGCATTCATTGTTTCGCTTTTTGCTTCGTTGGTTGTAAGCATCACTTTGACTCCTGTTTTGGCTTCTTATTTATTGACCAATGAAAAAATGTTAGTACAACAACATGGTGAAAGCTGGTTGGTACAGCGTTTGCAAAATGGATATTCAGCTGTTTTGAAAGTAGTAATGCGCACAAGAACAGCAATTTTATTGGTGTCGGTCTTAATGCTGGCAATTGCAATATTTACACTCTCGAAACTGGGCCGTAGTTTTCTTCCTGAATTCAACGAAGGTTCCTTAGTTATCTCGGCCGTCACCCTACCAGGCATTTCATTGGAAGAGAGCAACAAAATCGGATCTCATGTTGAACGGGAACTTTTGAAAATCCCGGAAATCCAAACGACGACTCGCCGCACCGGACGTGCAGAACTCGACGAACATGCTCAAGGAGTCAACGCTGCAGAAATAGACGCTCCTTTTGTGTTGAAAGACCGCAGTCGCGCCGAATTCCTAAAAAACGTACGGGAAAATCTCGCCAATGTATCCGGCGTAAACATCACTATAGGGCAACCCATCGGACACCGGATAGACCATATGTTGTCTGGGACTAGGGCCAATATTGCAATCAAGGTTTTCGGGACGGATTTGGCAAAATTGTTTTCGATATCTAATGATATCAAACGAGAAATTTCAGGTATTTCGGGTCTGGTGGATCTAAGTGTAGAACAGCAAATTGAAATTCCGCAGGTTCAAATCAAGGCTCGGCGAGATATGCTGAACCATTACGGTATCCCTGTCGGTCAGTTCAATGAATTTGTGGACGTCGCATTTGCAGGAGAAAAAGTGTCTGAAGTTTATGAAGGGAATAAAAGCTTTGACCTTGTCCTGCGTTTTGACGATTCAAACCGTGGTAACATCGAGAAAATAAGAAATACTCTGATAGATGCCGCCAATGGACAAAAAATCCCACTGAGTTATGTCGCCGATGTGGTGAGTACCACAGGACCTAATACGATCAATAGGGAAAATGTGCAACGCAAAACCGTCGTATCGGTAAACGTTGCAGGTCGAGACCAAAAATCTGCTGTGGAAGAAATCCAAAAAAAGATTGCTTCAAAAATCGATTTGCCGGAAGGCTATCGAATCGAATATGGCGGCCAGTTTGAAGCTGAAGCTGAAGCTTCTAAGACCTTACTTTTTACGTCCTTGATTTCGTTGTTGGTCATTTTCCTTTTACTTTTTCAGGAATTCAGAGACCTGAAAACTTCCACGATCATCTTGCTGAATTTACCATTGGCATTGATCGGTGGCGTACTTAGTATTTGGGCTACTTCAGGAATTCTTAGTATCCCAGCCATTATAGGTTTTATTACTTTATTTGGGATTGCAACCCGAAATGGAATATTGCTTGTATCTCGTTACAAAACTTTGCTGGAAGAGAGCAAGCCTCTGTACGAAACGGTCATGGAAGGCTCGGTTGATCGGCTTTCTCCCATTTTAATGACTGCGCTCACTGCAGGCTTGGCACTTATTCCACTAGCGATTGCCGGAGATTTACCCGGAAACGAAATCCAAAGTCCTATGGCCAAAGTAATATTAGGAGGCTTGTTAACTTCTACTATGCTGAATATTTTCATCGTCCCGGTGGTTTATTTTATATCGAATAGAAAGTCATAA
- a CDS encoding TolC family protein → MAEKQFDLSKSWRLPKFELGYNYLGILGQRFNGIHASMTLPIWEQKHRIQQQQGQVVFAELNLQSHTNEHILNIKEKYQRHEKLGKLLNDYRLAISSANNSSLLNKAFQLGEITMLEYFLENSIYQNVIQHFLKTEYNYQVEKAKLLQYKF, encoded by the coding sequence ATTGCGGAAAAACAATTTGATCTTTCAAAGTCGTGGAGGCTACCAAAATTCGAGTTAGGCTATAATTATCTGGGTATTTTGGGGCAGAGATTTAACGGCATCCATGCCAGTATGACGTTGCCGATTTGGGAGCAAAAACATCGTATTCAGCAACAACAAGGGCAAGTTGTCTTTGCAGAGTTGAACCTGCAAAGCCATACAAACGAACATATTTTAAATATTAAAGAGAAATACCAGCGCCATGAGAAGTTGGGAAAATTGCTGAATGATTACCGTTTAGCTATTTCTTCAGCTAACAATTCATCTTTACTGAACAAGGCTTTTCAGTTAGGTGAAATCACGATGCTTGAGTATTTCTTGGAGAATAGCATATATCAAAATGTTATACAGCATTTTTTGAAAACGGAATATAATTACCAAGTCGAGAAAGCCAAGTTGCTTCAGTACAAATTTTAA
- a CDS encoding DUF11 domain-containing protein: MNKKIFIFILLTGSIKLFSQSIVLNKSANVSSISSEYTPNYFQYILDYSILGGTVNNMIIKDTLAYGMYYSPLTTLPANVSSIVRTYTPDPFRKQIITVTMNPSLSAGTTGQVFIQAYYRHGFTPVNYMTNNIAYATSANAPMTTSNTYSHTGLGPAIGATLNVNNIGTAIDGNIRYTIYMNGKLHTHNVHIYDTIPVGAIFVSARSLDISHNITNENLSYSTYPGPGGTTIVDYDLTNIDFSLNPDFDNIYPLKLGLSPSATIFGVEVVVKYPSSSFVNGQTVTSKIGITGNYVTSEVPFALNTSYSHTVVTPDCLGPSIETVWNRIGGSIDATDSLMIGDESMYTVRLRNLRNVSNEQVSYELNLNYPEITLKGIALDIPQNSDNDTLIFSYQINNNPAWIIFDTLTTNNGNLDTVIFASSLLSPADKITRVRYYYSKVNSNESYQNNLLFETSSGAIEGTILNFMPVINYNCIEAPYVLNRQLYAYLTSNSLFFGVPTTVTKTGPGGGQIGDEFNYIIHSLLNSGRANTTFHDMIVADLLPKNLTFLQMNSTNFKFMEPHQPIFNTPLGSIDLPALASPIQPAQIIDNYMGTGRQLLLWDFSGYDFSSFDTTGVRMSIKTKVNPGTPFPAISNTAFALSQSDHNQVYLLLQNLNQRDTLDFDMDGNITEQIAYDSYSSTIVAIANLSSEKKSRGSMDTTYSTLGNTVTGGVANYRLVISNKGSVGMKNITLVDILPYVADKNLVAQTSKGSQWSPFLAGPVNAPAGVNVFYSVVEDINGSDLGVAGGPNAPNWSMTLPDPITDVKAIKFEYAHDYPSNVLAAGDSLVLMWPMRVPLGVGVGEIAYNSFGFKATREDNNTSLLASEPLKVGIQIQPPQPNILGNYIWLDTNGNGLQDEPAVEGLNGIKVELYNSLDNIVGNGDDQPAVDAFGNDVSFTVSGDDATGNPGYYNFANLANGNYYLKLVLPSNLGTTQLYSGADTNIDNDINSNKVSDMVVLSNNNTINNSVDIGLVEKTDIEINKNVNVASAPVGDNVTYNIIVTNNGPAQIQNLEVQETLDLKTSFVSSNTTAGSYSNNIWTIPNIAANSSETLTIVVKVDAAGSITNLATLKPHPADTTSTNNTDSATFTGFLVCTASYSGLTTQCDNNGTASITSDDWYRLSLTGIITNGSGSYKVRVGTYTSPTTPSGNSITIVGDGGVGNPLLKADGGTTYTIVIEDAANPNCFQSFVINPVPACSNCPTPNCSGVKVTKN; this comes from the coding sequence ATGAACAAAAAAATATTCATATTTATTTTATTGACAGGGAGTATCAAATTATTTTCTCAAAGTATAGTCCTCAATAAATCAGCTAATGTATCTTCTATCTCATCAGAATATACGCCAAATTATTTTCAGTACATACTAGATTATAGTATCTTAGGTGGTACTGTAAATAATATGATCATCAAGGATACCTTGGCATATGGCATGTATTATTCGCCATTGACTACTCTGCCGGCTAATGTGTCTTCAATAGTAAGGACATATACTCCGGATCCTTTCCGTAAACAAATCATTACTGTGACGATGAATCCCAGCTTAAGTGCGGGGACTACAGGTCAAGTTTTTATACAAGCATATTACAGACATGGATTTACACCTGTCAATTATATGACAAATAATATTGCTTATGCAACTTCTGCAAATGCACCAATGACTACAAGTAACACTTATAGCCATACCGGTCTGGGACCTGCTATAGGAGCAACTTTGAATGTAAACAACATTGGAACAGCCATTGATGGCAATATTCGCTACACCATTTACATGAATGGAAAATTGCATACACACAACGTTCATATCTATGATACGATTCCTGTTGGGGCAATATTTGTGTCAGCAAGATCGCTGGATATTAGCCATAATATAACAAATGAAAATTTGTCCTACAGTACATATCCCGGACCTGGGGGTACTACTATCGTGGATTATGATTTGACAAATATTGATTTTTCATTGAACCCTGATTTTGATAATATTTATCCGTTAAAATTAGGCCTAAGTCCTTCTGCAACGATATTTGGTGTGGAGGTGGTAGTAAAATATCCTTCATCGAGTTTTGTGAATGGACAAACAGTTACATCGAAAATTGGAATAACAGGTAATTATGTAACTTCTGAAGTTCCATTCGCTTTGAACACATCTTACTCGCATACTGTAGTAACCCCGGATTGCCTAGGTCCTTCGATCGAAACAGTTTGGAATAGAATCGGTGGTAGTATTGATGCTACTGATTCCTTGATGATAGGTGATGAATCCATGTATACGGTACGACTTAGGAATTTAAGAAATGTATCTAATGAACAAGTAAGTTATGAACTGAATTTGAATTACCCCGAAATTACATTAAAAGGTATTGCACTCGATATTCCGCAAAATAGTGATAACGATACATTGATATTTAGCTATCAGATTAATAATAATCCTGCTTGGATTATTTTTGATACATTAACAACAAATAATGGGAATTTGGATACGGTCATATTTGCCAGCTCACTTTTATCCCCTGCGGATAAGATTACCAGAGTAAGATACTATTACTCAAAAGTGAATTCTAATGAATCTTATCAGAATAATTTGCTTTTTGAAACAAGTTCAGGTGCAATCGAGGGCACCATACTAAATTTTATGCCGGTAATCAATTACAATTGTATAGAAGCCCCATATGTTTTAAATAGGCAACTGTATGCATATCTTACTTCAAATTCATTATTTTTTGGAGTTCCTACAACTGTAACAAAGACAGGACCAGGCGGTGGCCAGATCGGAGATGAGTTTAATTATATTATCCATTCATTATTAAACTCAGGTCGGGCTAATACTACATTCCATGACATGATAGTGGCAGATCTTTTGCCAAAAAATTTGACTTTTTTGCAAATGAATTCGACCAATTTTAAATTTATGGAACCACATCAACCGATTTTCAATACCCCATTGGGTAGCATAGATTTACCCGCTTTGGCTAGTCCAATCCAACCTGCGCAAATTATTGATAATTATATGGGAACCGGGAGACAATTGTTATTGTGGGATTTTTCCGGATATGACTTTAGTTCATTTGATACTACAGGTGTCAGGATGTCCATCAAAACAAAAGTAAATCCAGGCACACCTTTTCCGGCTATCAGCAATACAGCCTTTGCTTTATCTCAATCTGATCATAACCAAGTATACCTATTACTCCAGAATCTCAATCAACGAGATACTTTAGATTTTGATATGGACGGTAATATCACGGAGCAAATAGCTTATGATAGTTATAGTTCAACGATTGTAGCCATTGCTAATCTATCTTCAGAAAAAAAATCAAGAGGTAGTATGGATACGACATATAGTACTCTTGGAAACACTGTGACAGGAGGTGTGGCAAATTATAGGTTGGTCATTTCGAATAAAGGATCAGTAGGTATGAAAAATATTACTTTGGTGGATATTTTGCCATACGTGGCCGATAAAAATTTAGTTGCCCAGACCTCAAAGGGAAGTCAGTGGTCACCTTTCCTTGCAGGACCTGTAAATGCGCCTGCAGGAGTCAATGTATTTTATAGTGTTGTTGAAGATATCAATGGATCTGATCTGGGAGTTGCAGGAGGACCAAATGCACCAAATTGGAGCATGACATTGCCGGATCCAATTACAGATGTTAAAGCAATAAAATTCGAATATGCGCATGATTATCCAAGCAATGTCCTGGCTGCGGGGGATAGTCTGGTGTTGATGTGGCCTATGAGGGTACCACTGGGTGTTGGAGTTGGCGAGATTGCATATAATAGTTTTGGTTTTAAAGCTACCAGAGAGGACAATAACACCAGTTTACTTGCTTCAGAGCCGTTGAAAGTAGGTATCCAAATTCAACCGCCCCAGCCGAATATTTTGGGTAATTATATTTGGTTAGATACTAATGGAAATGGACTTCAAGATGAACCTGCAGTTGAAGGCTTGAATGGTATTAAAGTAGAGTTGTACAATTCTTTAGATAATATTGTTGGTAATGGTGATGATCAACCGGCAGTAGATGCTTTTGGAAACGATGTTAGTTTTACAGTGAGTGGTGATGATGCGACAGGAAATCCCGGATATTATAATTTTGCAAATCTTGCAAATGGCAATTATTATTTAAAGCTCGTTCTCCCTTCAAATCTAGGCACTACTCAACTATACTCCGGTGCCGATACCAATATTGATAATGATATTAACTCAAATAAGGTGAGTGATATGGTTGTTTTATCCAACAACAATACAATCAATAATAGTGTAGATATAGGTTTAGTTGAGAAGACCGACATTGAAATCAATAAAAATGTAAATGTTGCTTCAGCACCTGTTGGGGACAACGTAACATATAATATCATCGTTACTAATAATGGACCTGCACAAATTCAGAATTTAGAAGTTCAAGAAACATTAGATCTAAAAACTTCTTTTGTAAGTTCAAATACAACGGCAGGATCCTACAGTAACAATATTTGGACAATACCTAATATAGCTGCAAATTCTTCAGAGACGTTGACAATTGTAGTAAAAGTAGACGCAGCCGGATCAATTACAAACTTGGCAACGCTCAAGCCACATCCTGCTGATACTACGTCAACCAATAATACTGACAGTGCAACTTTTACAGGTTTTTTGGTTTGTACTGCTTCATACTCTGGTTTGACAACACAATGTGACAATAATGGAACAGCATCGATCACTTCAGATGACTGGTACCGGTTAAGTCTAACGGGGATAATTACAAATGGTAGTGGTAGTTATAAAGTTAGAGTCGGTACATATACCAGTCCTACTACTCCTTCGGGAAATTCTATCACAATTGTAGGGGATGGTGGAGTAGGAAATCCATTACTCAAAGCAGATGGAGGGACTACATATACGATAGTAATAGAAGATGCAGCAAATCCAAATTGTTTTCAAAGTTTTGTAATAAATCCGGTTCCGGCGTGTAGTAATTGTCCAACACCAAATTGTAGTGGCGTAAAGGTTACTAAGAATTGA